Sequence from the Chloroflexota bacterium genome:
CATTACCATCAAGGACTGACCCCGGCCCCCGTTCGCGTGGGCCAGTGGGAGGGCCTCACCCGATGAGGCCCAATTGAACCACAAAGGGAGGAAAGATGCCAAAGAGAGGAAAGAAGTACCGAGAAGTCGCCAAACTGGTGGACAGGAGCAAGTTGTACTCGCCCGAAGAGGCGATAACACTGGTGAAACAGTTGGCGTATACCGAGTTTGACCCCACCATAGAGTTGCACATGCGCATGAATCTGGATCCGCGCCAGGCCGACCAGCAGATTCGCGGGGTGGTGCCCCTGCCGGCGGGCACGGGCAAGCCCAAGCGAATCCTGGTCTTCGCCGAGGGCGAGGCGGAGCGGATCGCGCGGGAAGCCGGCGCCGACTACGTCGGCAGCGACGAGTTCATCGCCAAGATTCAGGAAGGCTGGTTTGACTTTGACGTGGTACTGGCCGTGCCCCAGATCATGGGCAAGATCGGGCGGTTGGGCCGCCTGCTAGGCACGCGCGGCCTGATGCCCAGCCCCAAGACGGGCACGATCGTGCAGCCCGAAGACCTGCCGCGCACCATTGAGGAGATTCGCAGAGGGCGCGTGGAATACCGGCTGGACAGGACGGGCAACCTGCACATTCCCATCGGCAAGGCCAGTTTCACGTCCCAGCAACTGCTGGAGAACTTCGCCGCGGTCATGGAAGCCATCGTGCGCGCCAGGCCCACCAGCGTGAAGGGCGCGTACATCAAGAAGATCGCCCTGGCGCCGACCATGGGGCCGTCGGTGCGGGTGGACGTGTTCCAGGCGATGAACCTGCGCCTGGTCTAGCGGCGACACTTTCCAACCGAATACGTTCCTGTGCCGATGACAGCAGGCGCACTCCGGTGCGTAAGCCCTGCCGAGGCAAAGGATGCAGGTGCTCCATGCAGCGCCCCGAAGGTGGCAGGCTTTGGCCCCCGCCAGGCGCTCCATGGATGGCTTGTGAAGCCTTTGCGTCGCTCGGCGCAGAGGCTTTTTGTTTGTGGTGATAGGCTGGCGTTCATAGTTTATCTTGCAAGGAGGTGATACGATTTGGCCATAACCAAGGAGACAAAGGAAACCCGTGTAGCGCAGTACAAGGAGATGCTGGGTTCCTCGCAGGCGGTGGTCATCACGCAGTACCACGGGCTGACGATGGGGCAGTTGAACGATCTGCGGGCGCGGCTCCGCACGACAGGCGCACGGTTCCAAATCACAAAGAACACCCTGTTCCGCCTGGCCCTCGCCGATCAGAAGATGCCAGCGCTGGACGACCTGCTCGTCGGGCCGACGGCGGTGGCCTACCTGTCGGGCGACATCGCAGCCGGTGCCAAGGCGCTCATCGCCTTCGCCGAGGAAACCAAAGCCATTGAGGTCAAGGGAGGCCTGTTCGGCGACCGCGTGCTGTCCGCCGAGGACGTGATTACGCTTTCCAAACTGCCGTCGCGCGAAGAGTTGCTGGCGCAGGTGGTCTCGCGGCTGCAGGCGCCGCTCTACGGCCTGGTCAACGTGCTCAGTGGCCCGATGCGGGGGCTGGTCTATGCCCTCAAAGCCCGCCAGGAACAACTGGCGAACCCTGCCGCGTAGTCGGCACATCACAACCTGAGAAACCAAAAGGGAGGAAATAGAATGACGAAGGAAGAGATCCTAGAAGCGATTGAGAAGATGACGGTCATGGAACTGGCCGACCTGGTGAAGGCCCTGGAGGAGAAGTTCGGGGTCAGCGCGGCTGCGCCCGTCGCGTTCGCGGCCATGCCCGGCGCTGCCGCGGCCGGTGGCGCTCAGGCTGCCGCGCCCGCCCAGGAGGAGAAGACCGAGTTTGACGTCATCCTCAAGGAAGTCGGCCCCAACAAGATTCAGGTCATCAAGGTCGTGCGCGAACTGACCAACCTGGGCCTGAAGGAAGCCAAGGAGTTGGTGGACGGCGCTCCGGCCACCGTCAAGACCGGCGTCCCGAAGGAAGAGGCCGAGGCGGCCAAGGCCAAACTGGAAGAGCAGCAGGCCGTCGTAGAACTGAAGTAGTTCGGCGTTCCAAGCACACAGTTCGGAGCAGGTGCGACGCGCTTTCCGAAGTGCGTCGCGCCTGTTCACCTCTTGTGAACGTGTCGCAGCAGGTCGCGAAGAGCAAAGCCGCCCAACGGCACCGACCTCAGCCGCCGCGCCGTTCAGCCGAGCCCGAAGGCGGTCGGCTGAACTATGTATTATGCTGCAATTTGTTATGCGGAAAAATCTCCGTAATATACTCAGGGAACCTTGCTATGCGGCAGAATCGCCGCATGTGCAAGCCCCGAATCTCCCGCATACCACGCGTAGGATAGCCTTGTGTGCATATTCTAGCACACGTTCGTGGCAAAGTCAAGGGGTTTTGTGCCCACCATCTCCGTGCCGACCGGGGGCCGAGCGCGGCGCGGCAGAACCGGCCTGCCCGACGGCCCGGACGACGGCCTCGCCCAGGCCCCGCGCCCGCTCCAGCCACACCGCATCGTTGCGCGCGCCCTTCCCCGCATCGGCGTGCGGGATGAACAACTCGCCCACCGACTCTATGCGGGCGTCGTGGAAAAACAGGCGGATGGGGAGCAGGGCCGCCGCGGGGTCTTCGGTGGTGTCGCTGACCAGGATGATGCCGCCTTTCTTCACCTTCTCCAGGCGCGGCGTGAAGACCGCGTTGCCGTCGGCGTCATGCTCAATCCATGTCAGGCAGTTGGCCCGGTCTATCATGCGCTTCACCTGCGCGCTCACCGTGCCGTAGTAGATGGGCGAGCCGAGGATGATGCCGTCGGCGTTCTCCAGCGCCTCGTAGATGCGCTGCATGTCGTCAAAGAAAAAGCAGTGATTGGGCGCGGGGTGCTTGGGGCAGGCCTGGCAGGGGCGGATGTCCAGCAGGTTCAGGTGGAGGATTTCGGTGCTGGCCCCCAGCGCCGCCGCGCCGGCCAGCGCCTCGCGCACCAGCGTGTCGGTGTTCATCCGCCGCCGGGGGCTTCCCACAATCCCAACGATGCGCATGAGGACCTCCTGTTCGCCATAACGAAGAAACGAGGCAAGGAGCCTCGTTTCTGGGGCGAGCGCCGCGCCATGCCCTACTCGGTGGACGCGCGCGATGCAGCCAACCGCTCCAGTTCCTGCTTGCACTTCAGGCACAGGGTGGCGGTGGGCATGACCTTCAGGCGGGCGGGGTCAATGGGCTGCCCGCACCGTTCGCACAGGCCGTAGTCGCCCCGCTCCGTCATCCGCAATGCGCGGTCTATCTCCGACAACTTGTTCTCCAGGCTACGGATCAGAGACGCGATCTTCTCGCGCTCCCAAATATCGGGATCGCCCTCTTCGGGGGATGTCTCCAGGTCATAGGTCATCCCCTCGCGGAGGCGCGCAATATTGGTCAGGGTCTCCTCGCGCTCGCGCTGAAGCCGGTCGCGAATCTCTTGCACATTTACCTTTACGTGGCTCATATCCATACTCCTTTCCGCCGCGAGGTGTGCCTACTTATAGCATCTTTCGGGCGCTGGGTCAATGGGGTAGAGAGGGTACAAACGCCATTCGCGAAATTAGGTCGGGGTTGGCCTTCCCAAATCGCGATTTTTCTTGGTGAAACTCGCTGTTGCTCGCATTTTCTCTCGTAAGCGGCCATTTCACCCGCGCGCAACCTTCTGCTATAATGGAGCCACCTGTCAACGAGGAGCAACGGCATGCGTGAACGCATCACGTCGGGCAAGCCGCAGGCACAGGACCGCACGGTGGACGCCGACCTGCGCCCCAAGCGGCTGTCCGACTACATCGGCCAGGAGCGGCTGAAGGAGAATCTGCGGATTTTCCTGGAAGCGGCCAAGGGGCGCGGCGAGCCGCTGGACCATGTGCTATTCTACGGCCCCCCGGGCCTGGGCAAGACCACCCTGGCGCACATCATCGCCAACGAGATGGGCACGAATCTGAAGATCACGTCGGGCCCCGCCATAGAGCGACCGGGCGACCTGGCCTCCATCCTCACGAACATGAGCAAGGGCGACGTGCTGTTCATTGACGAGATTCACCGCCTGGGCAAGGCCGTGGAGGAGGTCCTGTACCCGGCCATGGAGGACTTCGCGTTGGACATCATCATCGGCAAAGGCCCCTCGGCCCGCAGCGTCCGCCTGAAACTCCCGCGGTTCACCGTCGTGGGGGCCACCACGCGCCTGGCGCTCATGACATCCCCCCTGCGCGGGCGCTTCGGCGTGGTGTATCGGCTGGACTTCTACGACCTGGAGGCGATGGAGAAGATCGTTACCCGTTCCGCCGCGATCCTGGGCGTGCGCCTCAGCCCCGATGGGGCGCGGGAGATCGCCCGCCGTTCGCGCGGGACGCCCCGCGTCGCCAACCGCCTGCTGCGGCGTGTGCGCGATTTCGCCGACGTGCGCGCCCAGGGCGAGATCACGCTGGAGGTGGCCCGCGAGGCGCTGTGCCTGCTGGACGTGGACGAACTCGGGCTGGACGAGGTGGACCGCCGCGTGATCCGCACGGTCATAGAGAAATTCGGCGGCGGCCCCGTGGGGCTAGACACCATCGCCGCGTCCATCAGCGAGGAGCCCGACACCATCATGGACGTGTACGAGCCGTACCTGCTGCAACTCGGCTTTCTGGAGCGCACATCGCGGGGGCGGGTGGCCACCCGGCGCGCCTACGAGCATCTGGGCATCCCGTATCCCGCCGACGTAACGCAACAGCCGGGGTTGTTCTGATGGACAAGGTCATCGTCCTGGACGCCGAGGGGAAGCAGGTCTCCTTCACGTCCGAGAAGAAGGCCCTGAAGTTGCTGCAAGAGGGCAAGGCGGTGGAGGTAAGCCGCGACCCGTTCACCATCCGCCTCGCCCGCGTGGTGGATTTGCCCGCCCGCGAAGAGCGCCCCGCGCCCGCGCGCCCAGGCGAGGGCAAGCGCATCCTGCTCCACATGTGCTGCGGGCCGTGCGGCACGTACACCATCCAGCGCCTGCGCGACCTGGGCTTCGCGGTTACGGGCTACTGGTACAATCCGAACATCCACCCGTTCGCCGAGCACGAGATGCGGCGAGAGACCCTGCGCGACTACGCGGCGCGGGTGGAACTCCCCGTCATCTGGCACGAGGCCTACGACATGCCGCTGTTCTTCCGGCAGGTGGCGGGGCACGAAGTCTTCGGCGAACGGTGCCGCATCTGCTATCGGCTGAGGCTGGAGCAAACGGCGCGGGCAGCCCGCGAGGGCGGGTTTGACGCCTTCACGACGACGCTGCTCATCAGCATCCATCAGGACCAGGAGGCGATTCGGCAGATCGGCGAGGAGGTGGGCGCGGCCCTGGGCGTGCCGTTCTATTATGAGGACTTTCGGCGCGGCTGGTCGGAACGCGGCCGCCTGGCCAATCAGTACGGCCTGTACAAGCAACATTACTGCGGCTGCCTCTACAGCGAGTGGGAGGCGGCCCGCGCGCGTGCGGTCAAACCAACCCGTTGAGGGCAGGCGCCGCGTCGGCCGTGGTAGAGCCGTCCGGCGTGGTCCTCACACCACAATCGTTCAAGAGGTGCAGAATGGAGACGTTCGTGTTTGCGGCTTTGGTCCTGCTTTTCCTCATCGTCCTGTTCGCGTCGGCCATCCGGATCGTGCGCGACTACGAGCGGCTGGTGGTGTTCCGCCTGGGCCGCTGCATCGGCGAAAAAGGGCCTGGATTCGTCCTACTGATTCCCATCGTAGACCAGCCCACCAAGGTGGACCTGCGCGAGTCGTACCTGCAGATTCCCCACCAGACGTGCATCACCAAGGACAACGCGCCCATTTCCATTGACTTTCTCATCTACTGGAAGGTCATCAACCCGACGTTGAGCGTGTTGCAGGTGAGGGACTTCGCCGGCGCTTCGGCGGGCATCGCCACCACGACGCTGCGCGCGGTCATCGGCGACATCCTGCTGGACGACGTGCTGGCGCGGCGCGAGGAGATCAATCATGTTCTGCGCGTGAAACTGGATGAGGTAACCGAGCGGTGGGGCGTGAAGGTTACCACGGTGGAGATTCGGGAGATTGAGCCGCCGCGCGAGGTGCAGACGGCCATGAACCGCCAGATGGCCGCCGAGCGGGAGCGCCGCGCCATGGTAACCGAGGCCGACGGCAAGCGCGAGTCCGCCGTCAAGGTGGCCGAGGGCGAGAAGCAGGCCGCCATCCTCCGCGCCGAGGGCGCCAAGCAGTCGGCCATCCTTCAGGCCGAGGGCGAGCGGCAGGCGGCCATCCTCCGCGCCGAGGGGTTCTCCCTGGCGCTGGACAAAGTCTTCAGCGTGGCCAAGACCGTGGACAGCAAGACGATGAGCCTGCAGTACCTGGACGCGCTGCGCAGTTTGGGGGCGAGTCCCGCGACCAAGTTCGTGCTACCCATGGAGTTCACGCGGCTGCTGGAGCCCTTCGTGGCCCACGCCGAGAAGGCGGCGAAGTAGCGGCAGACCCACGTGTCTGCCGCCCGCGCAGACCCACGTGTTTGCCGGCCCATGCCGTAGCGGCAAACCTATGTGTTTGCCCGCACAGGCCTACGCGTTTGCCATCCGCGCAGACCCACGTGTTTGCCGGCCCATGCCGTAGCGGCAAACCTATGTGTTTGCCCGCACAGGCCTACGCGTCTGCCCCAAAAAACAGGCGGAGGGAGTGGGATTTGAACCCACGGGGCATTTCTGCCCACGCGTTTTCGAGACGCGCGCATTCGGCCGGACTATGCTATCCCTCCGCGTTGCCAACTATTCGGTTGTCGCGCGAAGCCGGGCGAAGAAGCGGGCCAGAATCGCGCCGGCTTCCTCGGCCAGCACGCCGCCGGTTACCTCCACCCGATGGTTCAGCAACGGCGACGCCGTCAGGTTGAGCACCGAGCCCGCCGCTCCCGCCTTGGGGTCGGCCGCTCCGTAAACCAGCCTGGGCAGCCGCGCGTGCACCATCGCGGCGGCGCACATGGCGCACGGCTCCAGCGTGCAGTAGAGCGTAACGCCGACGAGCCGCCAGCCGCCCAGCACGCGGCTGGCCTGTTGCAGCGCGATCATCTCGGCGTGCGCGGTTGGGTCGCGGCGGGTCTCGCGCAGGTTGTGCCCCCGCGCGATGATGATCCCGTCGCGCACGGCCACCGCGCCCACCGGCACTTCGCCCTTGTCAAAGGCGCGCAGCGCCTCTTGCAGGGCCTCGCGCATGTACCGTTCGTCGTCGCTCACTATTATCATTATACGAGCAAACGGCTTGGCGGGCAAATCATTTGCGCGCCGAACTCGCTGTCACAGCGTGGAGCGTAGGGCAGGTTTCCATACCTGCCCCCTGCTCTGGCGGCTATGGGAAGCCGCCCTACGAACCATTCGAGTGATTCGTGTAGCAGACCGTAGGGCAGGTTTCCATACCTGCCCCCTGCTCTGGCGGCTATGGGAAGCCGCCCTACGAACTATTCGTGTGGATTCGTGTAGATTCGTGGATACAATCCTACGAGCAGTAGAATGACCTACATCCTGCAACCTTCTGGCGGCATCAATCTGGGCGAGACCCTGCGCTGCGGGCAGTCGTTCCTGTGGCGCGCCGAACCCGATGGCGCGTGGCGGGGCATCATCGCCAGCGCAGCGGTGCGCGTATGGCAACGGGGCAAGGCGCTTGTCTGCGAGACCTCGCTCCCGCCAGAGGCTGTGGCCGCCTACTTCCGCCTGGATGACCCGCTGGACGCCATCTACGCGACATTCCCCGACGATCCCATGCTGCGAGAGGCCGTGGATGCGTATCGCGGCATGCGCCTGGTTCGCCACGAGTTGTGGGAGGCGGTGCTGTCGTTTGTGTGCGCGACGAATGCAAACATCCCCCGCATAGGCCGGATGCTGGGCGCAGTCGCGGCGCGTTTCGGCAAGCGCGTGGACGATGACCTGTACGCGCTGCCGCGGCCGCACACCCTGGCGGCGTCATCCGAAGGCGAGTTGCGTGCGCTGGGCCTAGGCTACAGGGCGGCCTACGTCCTCCAGGCCGCGCGCATGGTGGATTCGGGGCAGTTTGACCTGGACGCGCTGGCAAGGCTGGACTACGAGGCCGCGCACGCGCGCCTGCAGGCCCTGCCAGGGGTCGGGCCGAAGGTGGCCGACTGCATCTGCCTGTTCGGCCTGGGCTGGCTCCAGGCGGTGCCGGTGGACGTGTGGATGCGGCGCATCCTGTCGCAGCGGAAGCCGGGGCTTCGTTCGTACCGCGCGATGGCCGCCTTCGCCAGGGAGTGGCTGGGGCCCTATGCGGGCTACGCGCAACAGTACCTGTTCCACTACGAGCGGATGCGGAACGGGGCGCGTGCGGCGTGCGGGGCTTCGCGCCAGGCGTGAGGGAAGGCCGCTAACCCCTCGGGGCCAGGGCGATCAGCACGCACATGGCAACCGCCAGGAGCACCAGCGAAGCGGAGACCGAGATGAGAATCCGCCGATGGCTCATGCCCAGCACGGCCAGCCCGGCCGTTACGGCGTAGGCGCCCAGCACCACGACGGCTAGGGGAATGCCCAGTATCCCGTAGCGATTCAGGAAGTAGTGGACGCGCTCGGTGCGCACGCGGGCAAGATAGCGCACCAACTCGGGGCGGCTCTCCGCTTTGCGGCACGCCTGAAGAATCGCCAGCACGCCCCCGAATTGCCCCGCCGTGGACAGGCCGACGGCGACCGGCAGGCCCAGCCCCATTGCCAAGCCCGTTGTTGACGGAAACCAGATGCCGCCCCAAGGGGCTGCACCCAGCAGCACAACGACGAGCAGTTTCGTGATCACGGAACCACCCCGCGTGGGTTTGTCGGGCACGCATAGTATAGCACAAGATTTGAATTTTGTACAAGGGGCAAGCAGGCCGAGTAACCCCCCTAACCTAACCCCTCCCACACCCCTGTATATTCACACCGGCACCTTAACAACCCGGATAGCCATCCGAGCAGGCTTGGTGCATACTTATCCCGGGAGGGCCGGAGTGGGGACAGGTGAAGGCAGGCCCCGTGCATGCGAGCGAAAGGGGCGGAAGCAGCGCATAGATGCAAGGAAAACTTTGCACATTTGAGGGTTTGGGATATAATATCCTTGAACCGCCCGCCACCGCATCCTGATAGGCAGGAGGAAACTCCGTGCGATTCCGCAACGGGTTGCTAGTGTTTGGGTGCGCGGTGGCGCTCTACGGTTGCAGCAGGGCTACGCCACCGGTCGCACCCTCGCCCGGTCCCGCGACTGCACCGCCCCAACCGACCACGCGCGTGGAGATGTTCGGGCCGTTCTTCAGTTCCTCGTCCCCGCCGGATGAAGCGTGCGCCCGCCAGACGACCTCATGGAGCGACGATTCCGGGCGGTGGGTTACCGGCCCGCGCTACTGCACCTACTGGCCTTCGGACCCCCGCGAGCCGGAGGCGTTCTCGCTGTGCGTGGGCGAGTGGGCTGATGTGGTGGTAGAGGCCAACCTCCGCTACTACACCAGGCCGTCGCGCGTGGGCATCGTCGTCCGGGCGCTGAACCCCAACGACGCCTACGTGTTCGTCATCTCCCAGGCGGACGACCCGCAGTGCTACTGGCAGGTGCGGAGTGGCGGGAAAGACGCGCCCTTGCAATCGCCCGAACGCTGGAGCGACCCGATTGACCCGCGCCCGCTGGTCTTGCCGCGCGGCGACGGGACCCAGGCCATCGTGGCGCGGGTGCGGGTAGAGGCGCAAGGCTCGCGGCTTGTCGGCTATGTGAACGCCCTGGAGGCCAGCGTCCTGGAAGGCGCGCCTGTCCGCAAGGGGCGCGTGGGCCTCTACATGTACAACGACGGCACGGAACAGTCCTGGGCCGACGTGGTCATCCACGCGCCCTAGCCTGCCCATGCGAGATCGGTTTCGCCACCCAGGCTGCCGTGTGGTATAATAGTTCAGGGGGATAGGGTAAGGTTCCATGCCTCCTTTGCGGGTGTTGCTGGTAGATGAGGACCCTGAGGACCGCCGTGCGGCCATCCGGGAATTGGCGCGGGAATTCGCAGACCTGCAGCCGGTGGAAGTGGGCGACGAGGCTTCGTTTCGCGCTGCGCTGGACGGGGAGCGCGCGGACCTGGTCGTTACCGACAGCCAACTGGCCTGGGCGACGGGCCTACAGATTCTGGCGCGGGCGCGCGAACGCTGGCCGGATGTCCCCGTGGTCATGTTCACCGACACCGGCACCGAAGAGATGGCCGTGGACGCGATGAAGCAGGGGCTGGACGACTACGTCGTGAAGACCCCCACGCAATTCCACAGGCTGCCGGTGGCCGTCCGCGCCGCGCTGGAACGCAGCAAGGCGCGCGTGCAGGCCGCCGCCCTGGAGCGGCGTTACCAGCAACTGCTGGACACCGTGCCCGCCGTCATCTACATCGCCGGCCCGGAACTTCGCCTGCGCTACATCAGCCCGTATGTCAGGCAGTTGCTCGGCTTCGGCGCTGACGAACTCATCGGCAAGAACCCCTTTGACCTCGCCCCGCGCGAGGACAGGCAGGGCCTCATCCGCAAAATCCGCACGGCGCTGCGAACGGGCGCGCCTTTTGTCCTGGAGCACAGGCTGGTGGCGGCGGACGGTTCGGAGCGATGGGTGCGGAACCTGGGGATCGTCCTGGAAAGCCCGGAGTTCACACGGCCGGTAATCCAGGGCGTCATCCTGGACATTACCGACGCCGTGCTCACGAGTCGCCGACAAATGGCCACCTCCGACATCAGCCGCAAGATCGCCGAACTTCTCCCCGGCGAGCGGCTACAGGGGGCGCTGGCCGCATTGCAGCCGTACATCCCGTTCTCCACCGGCATCCTCGGCGCCTGGCCGATGGGCCACATTGCCCACGCCCCTGAAGAAGCCGAGCCTACGGCGGCACGCCTGAAGGCTGCGGCTACGGTGTACGGCCCGAAGATGGAGCGCATTCCGCCCGACAGCGTGCTGGGGCTGGCCTTCGTGCTTCATGCGCCGGTTGTCCAGAACGACACTCTTGCCAATGCCTACGCCGAAGACGCGGCGATGGCGGGGCAGGGCGTCCGCAGCATCCTCGCCTATCCCCTCATCCTGCGCGACGAGTTGCGCGTGGGGTTGGTCCTGCTGGCGGACGAGCCCAACGCCTTCCGCGAAACTCACCTTGACCTTCTGGACCAGTTGGGGCCGGTGCTGGCGGCGGGCGTGGAATCCCATCTGCACTGGCGCGCGCTGCAAGAACTGAACGCGTCGCTAGAGGTGCGGGTGCAGGACCGCACCGCGGAGATCCAGGCCCTGTACGAACTGTCCCAGCGCCTGGGCTACAGCCTGCGCCCAGACGACCTGTTCGCGGCCATCGCCGAGTACCTGATGGGCATCCGCGGCGTGGAGGTGGCGGCTGTGGCGGTAACCCAGCCGGGCGGTGGGCTGTATCCCGTGGTGCTGCACGCCAGCAGACCC
This genomic interval carries:
- a CDS encoding 50S ribosomal protein L1; this encodes MPKRGKKYREVAKLVDRSKLYSPEEAITLVKQLAYTEFDPTIELHMRMNLDPRQADQQIRGVVPLPAGTGKPKRILVFAEGEAERIAREAGADYVGSDEFIAKIQEGWFDFDVVLAVPQIMGKIGRLGRLLGTRGLMPSPKTGTIVQPEDLPRTIEEIRRGRVEYRLDRTGNLHIPIGKASFTSQQLLENFAAVMEAIVRARPTSVKGAYIKKIALAPTMGPSVRVDVFQAMNLRLV
- the rplJ gene encoding 50S ribosomal protein L10, with the protein product MAITKETKETRVAQYKEMLGSSQAVVITQYHGLTMGQLNDLRARLRTTGARFQITKNTLFRLALADQKMPALDDLLVGPTAVAYLSGDIAAGAKALIAFAEETKAIEVKGGLFGDRVLSAEDVITLSKLPSREELLAQVVSRLQAPLYGLVNVLSGPMRGLVYALKARQEQLANPAA
- the rplL gene encoding 50S ribosomal protein L7/L12, translating into MTKEEILEAIEKMTVMELADLVKALEEKFGVSAAAPVAFAAMPGAAAAGGAQAAAPAQEEKTEFDVILKEVGPNKIQVIKVVRELTNLGLKEAKELVDGAPATVKTGVPKEEAEAAKAKLEEQQAVVELK
- a CDS encoding flavodoxin family protein, with protein sequence MRIVGIVGSPRRRMNTDTLVREALAGAAALGASTEILHLNLLDIRPCQACPKHPAPNHCFFFDDMQRIYEALENADGIILGSPIYYGTVSAQVKRMIDRANCLTWIEHDADGNAVFTPRLEKVKKGGIILVSDTTEDPAAALLPIRLFFHDARIESVGELFIPHADAGKGARNDAVWLERARGLGEAVVRAVGQAGSAAPRSAPGRHGDGGHKTP
- a CDS encoding TraR/DksA C4-type zinc finger protein — its product is MSHVKVNVQEIRDRLQREREETLTNIARLREGMTYDLETSPEEGDPDIWEREKIASLIRSLENKLSEIDRALRMTERGDYGLCERCGQPIDPARLKVMPTATLCLKCKQELERLAASRASTE
- the ruvB gene encoding Holliday junction branch migration DNA helicase RuvB, translated to MRERITSGKPQAQDRTVDADLRPKRLSDYIGQERLKENLRIFLEAAKGRGEPLDHVLFYGPPGLGKTTLAHIIANEMGTNLKITSGPAIERPGDLASILTNMSKGDVLFIDEIHRLGKAVEEVLYPAMEDFALDIIIGKGPSARSVRLKLPRFTVVGATTRLALMTSPLRGRFGVVYRLDFYDLEAMEKIVTRSAAILGVRLSPDGAREIARRSRGTPRVANRLLRRVRDFADVRAQGEITLEVAREALCLLDVDELGLDEVDRRVIRTVIEKFGGGPVGLDTIAASISEEPDTIMDVYEPYLLQLGFLERTSRGRVATRRAYEHLGIPYPADVTQQPGLF
- a CDS encoding epoxyqueuosine reductase QueH, which produces MCCGPCGTYTIQRLRDLGFAVTGYWYNPNIHPFAEHEMRRETLRDYAARVELPVIWHEAYDMPLFFRQVAGHEVFGERCRICYRLRLEQTARAAREGGFDAFTTTLLISIHQDQEAIRQIGEEVGAALGVPFYYEDFRRGWSERGRLANQYGLYKQHYCGCLYSEWEAARARAVKPTR
- a CDS encoding SPFH/Band 7/PHB domain protein, whose protein sequence is METFVFAALVLLFLIVLFASAIRIVRDYERLVVFRLGRCIGEKGPGFVLLIPIVDQPTKVDLRESYLQIPHQTCITKDNAPISIDFLIYWKVINPTLSVLQVRDFAGASAGIATTTLRAVIGDILLDDVLARREEINHVLRVKLDEVTERWGVKVTTVEIREIEPPREVQTAMNRQMAAERERRAMVTEADGKRESAVKVAEGEKQAAILRAEGAKQSAILQAEGERQAAILRAEGFSLALDKVFSVAKTVDSKTMSLQYLDALRSLGASPATKFVLPMEFTRLLEPFVAHAEKAAK
- the tadA gene encoding tRNA adenosine(34) deaminase TadA: MIIVSDDERYMREALQEALRAFDKGEVPVGAVAVRDGIIIARGHNLRETRRDPTAHAEMIALQQASRVLGGWRLVGVTLYCTLEPCAMCAAAMVHARLPRLVYGAADPKAGAAGSVLNLTASPLLNHRVEVTGGVLAEEAGAILARFFARLRATTE
- a CDS encoding 8-oxoguanine DNA glycosylase codes for the protein MTYILQPSGGINLGETLRCGQSFLWRAEPDGAWRGIIASAAVRVWQRGKALVCETSLPPEAVAAYFRLDDPLDAIYATFPDDPMLREAVDAYRGMRLVRHELWEAVLSFVCATNANIPRIGRMLGAVAARFGKRVDDDLYALPRPHTLAASSEGELRALGLGYRAAYVLQAARMVDSGQFDLDALARLDYEAAHARLQALPGVGPKVADCICLFGLGWLQAVPVDVWMRRILSQRKPGLRSYRAMAAFAREWLGPYAGYAQQYLFHYERMRNGARAACGASRQA